In Campylobacter concisus, a genomic segment contains:
- the atpG gene encoding ATP synthase F1 subunit gamma: protein MSNLKDIKRKIKSVQNTQKTTRAMKLVSTAKLRKAEEAARYSRVYALKINEVLSEIAYKINQYASVMTESKFFNTTKSVEKVDIIFVTADKGLCGGFNVQTIKTVRRMIDELKAKKIKVRLRAVGKKGIEFFNFQGVELLETYVGASSSPTYEKAQKIIKDAIDDFTNGITDKVVLIHNGYKNMISQEIRVNDIVPIEPSKIVAVETNSLMEFEPEDNYTKIMDELLNKYFEYSMYYALVDSLAAEHSARMQAMDNATNNAKQRVKQLNLAYNKARQESITTELIEIISGVESMK, encoded by the coding sequence ATGTCAAATTTAAAAGATATAAAACGAAAGATTAAGAGCGTCCAGAATACTCAAAAGACGACGCGTGCGATGAAGCTTGTCTCAACAGCAAAGCTTCGCAAAGCCGAAGAGGCTGCTCGATACTCTAGAGTTTACGCACTTAAGATCAATGAGGTTTTATCGGAGATAGCTTATAAGATCAATCAATATGCATCAGTTATGACTGAGAGTAAATTTTTTAACACAACAAAGAGTGTAGAAAAGGTTGATATTATATTTGTTACCGCTGATAAAGGGCTTTGCGGTGGCTTTAATGTCCAAACTATAAAGACAGTTAGGCGCATGATTGATGAGCTAAAAGCCAAAAAGATCAAGGTCAGACTAAGAGCTGTTGGTAAAAAAGGTATAGAATTTTTCAATTTTCAAGGCGTTGAACTACTTGAGACTTACGTCGGAGCTAGCTCTTCTCCTACATATGAAAAAGCTCAAAAAATCATAAAAGATGCCATCGATGACTTTACAAACGGCATAACTGATAAAGTCGTGCTAATACACAATGGCTATAAAAATATGATTTCTCAAGAGATTAGGGTAAATGATATTGTGCCTATTGAGCCGTCTAAGATAGTTGCTGTTGAGACAAATTCTTTGATGGAATTTGAGCCAGAAGACAATTATACTAAGATCATGGATGAATTGCTCAATAAATATTTTGAGTATAGTATGTATTATGCTTTAGTTGACTCTTTGGCGGCTGAGCACAGTGCTAGAATGCAAGCTATGGATAATGCAACAAACAATGCTAAACAACGCGTTAAACAGTTAAATCTTGCTTACAATAAAGCAAGACAAGAGTCTATTACCACTGAGCTTATCGAGATCATCAGTGGTGTTGAATCAATGAAATAA
- a CDS encoding biopolymer transporter ExbD translates to MAVKFTDETPELNITPLVDIMLVLLAILMVTMPTITYQEDITLPDGSKAKTSTSKQKDLIVSINSQGQVRVDQSTMSLAEFPDNIALMSTKYDKTSPIYIKADKNLKYDDVMFVLKTLKGAGFNKVALETNG, encoded by the coding sequence ATGGCCGTTAAATTTACCGATGAGACACCAGAGCTAAATATAACTCCTCTTGTTGATATTATGCTTGTTTTACTAGCCATTTTAATGGTTACTATGCCAACTATAACATATCAAGAGGATATTACTCTTCCGGATGGTTCAAAGGCAAAAACTTCAACATCTAAGCAAAAAGATCTTATAGTATCTATAAATTCGCAAGGACAAGTTAGAGTTGATCAGAGTACTATGAGCCTTGCTGAGTTTCCTGATAATATCGCATTAATGAGTACAAAATACGATAAAACCTCGCCTATCTATATAAAAGCTGACAAAAATTTAAAATACGATGATGTTATGTTTGTATTAAAGACTTTGAAAGGTGCTGGTTTTAATAAAGTAGCTTTAGAGACAAACGGTTAA
- a CDS encoding MotA/TolQ/ExbB proton channel family protein: MGGIDLFLNYIQRSSFITIIVLTWLSIYFIVSFTILFSRMAGIGAWQKREQNALEALLMGAKNIPNDSSLRKCANGRISREKLNVCISIAEKNATSGLTWLSVIASTSPFIGLFGTVVSILETFSQLGNGGGSSLGIIAPAISEALVATGCGIFVAIPAYTFNLLIKRKAYELMSVIERQADVMIALKKDDEIL, encoded by the coding sequence GTGGGCGGTATAGATTTATTTTTAAATTACATTCAAAGAAGTAGTTTTATTACAATTATTGTTTTAACTTGGCTGTCAATATATTTTATAGTTAGTTTCACAATTCTTTTTTCAAGAATGGCTGGTATTGGAGCTTGGCAAAAACGTGAGCAAAATGCACTTGAAGCACTGCTTATGGGTGCTAAAAATATTCCAAATGATTCGTCTTTGAGAAAATGTGCAAATGGAAGAATCTCAAGAGAAAAACTAAACGTATGTATAAGTATAGCCGAGAAAAATGCTACAAGTGGACTAACGTGGCTAAGTGTAATAGCATCTACTTCGCCTTTTATCGGTCTTTTTGGAACCGTTGTTTCTATTTTAGAGACATTTTCACAGCTTGGAAATGGTGGAGGTTCATCACTTGGTATTATCGCTCCAGCTATTTCAGAGGCACTTGTTGCAACTGGTTGTGGAATTTTTGTTGCCATCCCAGCATATACATTTAACTTACTCATAAAAAGAAAAGCTTATGAATTAATGAGTGTTATTGAGCGTCAGGCTGATGTAATGATAGCACTTAAAAAAGATGATGAGATACTATAA
- the tolB gene encoding Tol-Pal system protein TolB: MKKIFLFLCVALGLYAADATISVVNQGIALPKIALQDATTAVSDAGFKDKFFKIMLGDLKVSSDFEVIEDHVPSTYEGDATTNTMSDKGVELIFRYALEGSIGSPLTLRVKLINAKTATTRYEKVYTMPDGAKYPFLAHKSIVELTNELNLPPVGWMEKFIILSKYTSARQSSIIVADYTLTYQKTIVSGGLNIFPKWAGADQSKFYYTSYVNNKPTLFRYDLNSGTKTKIIDSIGMLIASDVSKDGSKILLTMAPKDQPDIFIYNTNSKNLTQITNYPGIDVNGNFVDNDSKIVFVSDRLGYPNVFATPAISGGSVEQMVFHGKNNNSVSTFENYVVYSSREASGSFNIYLISTQTDFIRQLTANGKNNYPRFSSDGQSVVFIKELGGQSSLGVVRLNENRSFQFPLKVGKIQSIDW, encoded by the coding sequence ATGAAGAAAATTTTTCTTTTTTTATGTGTTGCTCTAGGGCTTTATGCTGCTGATGCAACCATATCTGTTGTAAATCAAGGTATTGCCTTGCCAAAGATAGCTTTGCAAGATGCAACAACTGCTGTTAGCGATGCGGGGTTTAAAGATAAATTCTTTAAAATCATGCTAGGAGATCTAAAGGTTAGTTCCGATTTTGAAGTAATCGAAGATCATGTGCCTTCTACCTATGAAGGAGATGCGACTACTAATACAATGAGTGATAAAGGCGTCGAGCTTATCTTTAGATATGCTCTTGAAGGCTCTATTGGCTCGCCTCTTACTTTGAGAGTAAAACTGATAAACGCTAAAACAGCAACTACAAGATATGAGAAGGTTTATACTATGCCAGACGGCGCAAAGTATCCGTTTTTGGCGCATAAAAGTATAGTTGAGCTTACTAATGAACTAAATTTACCACCAGTTGGCTGGATGGAAAAATTTATTATTCTTTCAAAATATACTTCAGCTCGCCAAAGCTCTATCATAGTTGCTGATTATACACTTACATATCAAAAGACTATAGTAAGTGGTGGGCTAAATATTTTCCCTAAATGGGCTGGAGCTGATCAAAGTAAATTTTACTATACATCTTATGTAAACAATAAGCCAACTTTATTTAGATATGATCTAAATTCTGGCACAAAAACAAAGATAATTGATAGCATTGGCATGCTTATAGCCTCAGATGTTAGTAAAGATGGAAGTAAAATTTTATTAACTATGGCACCAAAAGATCAACCAGATATATTTATCTATAATACAAATAGCAAAAATTTGACGCAGATTACTAATTATCCAGGTATAGATGTAAATGGAAATTTTGTAGATAATGATAGTAAGATAGTTTTTGTATCAGATAGGCTTGGCTATCCAAATGTTTTTGCAACTCCTGCGATTTCTGGTGGAAGCGTTGAACAAATGGTATTTCATGGTAAGAATAATAACTCTGTAAGCACATTTGAAAATTATGTTGTTTATTCAAGCAGGGAAGCAAGCGGTAGTTTTAATATATATCTAATTTCAACTCAAACGGATTTTATACGACAGCTTACAGCAAATGGCAAAAATAACTATCCAAGATTCTCAAGCGATGGGCAAAGTGTTGTCTTTATAAAAGAGCTTGGCGGTCAAAGTTCACTAGGTGTTGTTAGGCTAAATGAAAACAGAAGTTTTCAGTTTCCTTTAAAAGTAGGAAAAATTCAATCTATAGATTGGTAA
- the atpA gene encoding F0F1 ATP synthase subunit alpha produces the protein MSAKIKADEISTIIKERIENFDLSVDVEETGKVISVADGVANVYGLKNVMAGEMVEFESGEKGMALNLEESSVGIVILGKTSGITEGSSVKRLKKLLRVPVGDALIGRVVNSLGEPIDAKGPIEATESRFVEEKAKGIMARKSVHEPLQTGIKAIDALVPIGRGQRELIIGDRQTGKTTVAIDTIINQKGQDVICIYVAIGQKQSTVAQVVKKLEEYGAMDYTIVVNAGASDAAALQYLAPYAGVTMGEYFRDNSRHALIIYDDLSKHAVAYREMSLILRRPPGREAYPGDVFYLHSRLLERASKLNDALGAGSLTALPIIETQAGDVSAYIPTNVISITDGQIFLESDLFNSGIRPAINVGLSVSRVGGAAQIKAIKQVSGTLRLDLAQYRELQAFAQFASDLDESSRKQLERGQKMVEVLKQPPYSPLPVENQVVIIFAGAKGYLDDVATANVTKFEAELYPYIEAKYPEIFEQIRTKKVLDKEVEEILHKALKDFKATFAAN, from the coding sequence GTGAGTGCAAAAATTAAAGCTGACGAAATTAGCACGATAATCAAAGAGCGTATTGAAAATTTTGATTTAAGTGTTGATGTAGAAGAGACCGGTAAAGTCATCTCAGTCGCTGATGGCGTTGCTAACGTTTATGGTTTGAAAAACGTTATGGCTGGCGAGATGGTTGAATTTGAAAGTGGCGAAAAAGGTATGGCTCTTAACCTTGAAGAGAGCAGTGTTGGTATAGTTATCCTTGGAAAAACTAGCGGTATCACAGAAGGAAGCTCTGTAAAAAGACTTAAAAAACTTCTACGTGTTCCGGTTGGTGACGCATTGATTGGCCGTGTTGTAAATTCACTCGGTGAGCCAATCGACGCAAAAGGACCAATCGAAGCTACTGAATCTCGCTTCGTTGAAGAAAAAGCAAAAGGCATCATGGCTAGAAAGAGTGTTCATGAGCCACTTCAAACAGGTATCAAAGCGATCGACGCACTTGTACCAATCGGTAGAGGTCAAAGAGAGCTTATCATTGGCGACCGCCAAACTGGTAAAACAACGGTTGCTATCGATACTATCATCAACCAAAAAGGTCAAGATGTTATTTGTATCTATGTAGCTATCGGCCAAAAACAATCAACCGTTGCTCAAGTCGTTAAAAAACTTGAAGAATATGGCGCTATGGACTACACGATAGTTGTAAATGCTGGTGCTAGTGACGCAGCTGCGCTTCAATACCTTGCACCATACGCTGGCGTAACAATGGGTGAATACTTTAGAGATAACTCTCGCCACGCGCTAATCATCTATGATGACTTGTCAAAACACGCGGTTGCTTACCGTGAGATGTCTTTGATCTTAAGAAGACCACCAGGTCGTGAAGCTTACCCAGGTGACGTTTTCTACCTTCACTCAAGACTTCTAGAAAGAGCAAGTAAGCTAAATGACGCGCTAGGTGCTGGATCTTTAACAGCTCTACCTATCATCGAAACTCAAGCAGGCGACGTTTCAGCTTATATTCCAACAAATGTTATTTCTATTACAGATGGTCAAATTTTCCTTGAGAGCGACCTATTTAACTCAGGTATCCGCCCAGCGATCAACGTTGGTCTTTCTGTATCTCGAGTCGGTGGTGCAGCTCAGATCAAAGCTATCAAACAAGTTTCTGGTACGTTAAGACTAGACCTTGCTCAGTACCGCGAACTACAAGCCTTTGCTCAGTTTGCAAGCGACCTTGACGAGAGCTCAAGAAAACAACTAGAGCGTGGTCAAAAGATGGTTGAAGTACTAAAGCAACCTCCATATTCTCCACTTCCAGTTGAGAATCAAGTAGTTATCATATTTGCTGGCGCTAAGGGCTATTTGGATGATGTTGCAACTGCAAATGTAACAAAATTTGAGGCTGAGCTATATCCATATATAGAGGCGAAATACCCTGAAATTTTTGAGCAAATCAGAACTAAAAAGGTTCTTGATAAAGAAGTAGAAGAAATTTTACATAAAGCGTTGAAAGATTTTAAAGCGACTTTTGCCGCTAACTAG
- the fabD gene encoding ACP S-malonyltransferase codes for MKKIAFVFAGQGSQSIGMGKDFYENFSTAKLLLNDACNDTGIDYKELLFTQNDKLDKTEFTQPAIVLNSLMTYLAFSNFIKEKPEFSLGHSLGEFTALAVSGAFNFIDAIRLVNLRGKFMQEACIGKDAGMMVVLGLSDEVVEEICKKAREEGLQIYAANYNCDGQIVVAGVRADLASYEAKFKEAGAKRAMLLNMSVASHCPILEPASIRLASELESTLATKFSPVVSNVNAKIYTDKSEALVLLKEQLIKPVCYKQSIKNYENNVDCFIELGAATLKGINKKITEKPTYSITDMASLEEVVKILEER; via the coding sequence ATGAAAAAAATTGCTTTTGTTTTTGCGGGCCAAGGCTCGCAAAGTATTGGTATGGGAAAAGACTTTTATGAAAATTTTTCTACTGCTAAGTTACTTTTAAATGATGCTTGTAATGACACTGGCATTGATTACAAAGAGCTTTTATTTACACAAAACGATAAGTTAGATAAAACAGAATTTACTCAGCCAGCTATCGTTTTAAACTCGCTAATGACTTATTTGGCTTTTTCAAATTTTATTAAAGAAAAACCAGAATTTAGTCTTGGGCACTCACTTGGAGAATTTACTGCTCTTGCAGTTAGTGGAGCATTTAATTTTATTGATGCGATTAGGCTTGTAAATTTACGTGGTAAATTTATGCAAGAAGCTTGTATTGGTAAAGATGCCGGCATGATGGTAGTTCTTGGACTTAGTGATGAAGTGGTTGAAGAAATTTGTAAAAAAGCAAGAGAAGAAGGTTTGCAAATTTATGCTGCAAACTACAACTGCGATGGACAAATCGTTGTCGCTGGCGTAAGAGCCGATCTTGCTAGCTATGAAGCAAAATTTAAAGAAGCTGGCGCAAAAAGAGCAATGCTTTTAAATATGTCAGTAGCAAGCCATTGTCCGATACTTGAACCAGCTAGTATTAGGCTGGCAAGCGAGCTTGAGAGTACTTTGGCTACCAAATTTTCTCCAGTTGTCTCAAATGTAAATGCTAAAATTTATACTGATAAAAGCGAAGCACTAGTCCTGCTAAAAGAGCAGCTAATAAAACCAGTTTGCTATAAACAGAGCATTAAAAACTATGAAAATAATGTTGATTGTTTTATCGAGCTTGGTGCTGCGACGCTAAAGGGCATCAATAAAAAAATTACCGAAAAGCCAACTTATAGTATTACTGATATGGCAAGTCTTGAAGAAGTTGTGAAAATTTTGGAGGAGAGATGA
- a CDS encoding OmpA family protein yields the protein MKKVVLASVAVATLLLSGCSSKNPEVDMNSNSNQSADNSGSMSDADRLAALIANIESQVKSVYFDFDKFNIKADQQGVVSSNASVFNQADAQALSIKVEGNCDEWGTDEYNYALGLKRAKSAKDALVRNGVSADRIAVVSFGESNPVCTDKTKACDAQNRRADFKVLP from the coding sequence ATGAAAAAAGTAGTTCTAGCAAGTGTTGCAGTTGCAACTTTATTGTTGAGCGGTTGTAGCTCAAAAAACCCTGAAGTTGATATGAATTCAAATTCAAATCAATCTGCAGACAATTCAGGTAGCATGAGCGATGCTGATAGATTAGCAGCTCTTATTGCTAACATCGAGAGTCAAGTTAAAAGTGTATACTTTGACTTTGATAAATTTAATATCAAAGCTGATCAACAAGGCGTTGTTAGCTCAAATGCATCAGTATTTAACCAAGCTGACGCTCAAGCTCTTTCTATAAAAGTAGAAGGTAACTGCGATGAGTGGGGTACAGATGAGTATAACTATGCTCTTGGTTTAAAACGTGCTAAAAGCGCTAAAGATGCTCTTGTAAGAAATGGCGTTAGTGCTGATAGAATCGCTGTAGTTAGCTTTGGTGAAAGCAATCCAGTTTGCACAGATAAAACAAAAGCTTGCGATGCTCAAAATAGACGTGCAGATTTCAAAGTACTTCCATAA
- the atpD gene encoding F0F1 ATP synthase subunit beta, producing the protein MKGVISQVMGPVVDVDFNDYLPKINEAIEVFFEVEGKKHKLILEVAAHLGDNRVRTIAMDMSEGLTRGLEAKALGAPISVPVGEKVLGRIFNVVGDLIDEGEGINFDKHWSIHRDPPPFEEQSTKSEIFETGIKVVDLLAPYAKGGKVGLFGGAGVGKTVIIMELIHNVAFKHSGYSVFAGVGERTREGNDLYHEMKESNVLDKVALCYGQMNEPPGARNRIALTGLTMAEYFRDEMGLDVLMFIDNIFRFSQSGAEMSALLGRIPSAVGYQPTLASEMGKFQERITSTKKGSITSVQAVYVPADDLTDPAPATVFAHLDATTVLNRSIAEKGIYPAVDPLDSTSRMLDPQILGADHYKVARGVQAVLQKYKDLQDIIAILGMDELSEEDKLTVDRARKIERFLSQPFFVAEVFTGSPGKYVSLDENIAGFKGILEGKYDHLPEAAFYMVGNIDEALAKAEKLKA; encoded by the coding sequence ATGAAGGGTGTTATTAGTCAAGTTATGGGCCCTGTGGTCGATGTTGACTTTAATGACTACTTGCCAAAGATCAATGAAGCTATCGAAGTTTTCTTTGAGGTTGAGGGCAAGAAACATAAACTAATATTAGAAGTTGCTGCTCACCTAGGCGATAATAGAGTCAGAACGATCGCTATGGATATGAGTGAGGGCTTGACTCGTGGCTTAGAGGCTAAAGCACTTGGTGCACCTATTAGTGTGCCAGTTGGTGAAAAAGTTCTAGGTAGAATTTTTAACGTAGTTGGTGATTTGATCGACGAGGGCGAGGGTATAAATTTTGATAAGCATTGGTCTATTCACCGCGATCCTCCTCCATTTGAAGAGCAAAGTACAAAAAGTGAAATTTTTGAAACTGGTATCAAGGTAGTCGACCTTCTAGCTCCTTATGCAAAGGGCGGTAAAGTAGGTCTATTTGGTGGTGCTGGTGTTGGTAAAACGGTTATTATTATGGAGCTTATCCACAACGTTGCGTTTAAACACAGCGGTTATTCTGTATTTGCTGGTGTTGGAGAGAGAACTCGTGAAGGAAACGACCTTTATCATGAAATGAAAGAAAGTAATGTTTTGGATAAAGTTGCCTTGTGCTATGGTCAAATGAATGAGCCACCAGGAGCAAGAAACCGTATCGCACTAACTGGTCTTACAATGGCTGAGTACTTCCGTGATGAGATGGGACTTGACGTTTTGATGTTTATCGATAACATATTCCGTTTCTCTCAATCAGGTGCAGAGATGTCAGCTCTACTTGGACGTATTCCATCAGCTGTTGGTTACCAGCCAACTCTTGCAAGTGAGATGGGTAAATTCCAAGAGAGAATTACATCAACTAAAAAAGGTTCAATCACTTCTGTTCAAGCCGTTTACGTTCCTGCGGACGACCTTACAGACCCAGCTCCTGCAACTGTTTTTGCGCACCTTGATGCCACAACAGTTCTTAATAGATCTATTGCAGAAAAAGGTATTTATCCAGCTGTTGATCCGCTTGATTCAACATCAAGAATGCTCGATCCTCAAATTTTAGGAGCAGATCACTATAAGGTAGCTCGTGGCGTTCAAGCTGTGCTCCAAAAATATAAAGATCTTCAAGATATCATTGCGATCCTTGGTATGGATGAGCTTAGCGAAGAAGATAAGCTAACAGTTGATAGAGCAAGAAAGATAGAGAGATTTTTATCTCAGCCATTCTTCGTTGCTGAAGTATTTACAGGTAGCCCTGGTAAATATGTAAGTCTTGACGAAAATATAGCTGGCTTTAAGGGAATTTTAGAGGGTAAATATGATCACTTACCAGAAGCAGCATTTTATATGGTTGGAAATATAGATGAGGCTTTAGCTAAAGCTGAGAAACTTAAGGCTTAA
- a CDS encoding peptidylprolyl isomerase, translated as MSKDQVITMFYELKDANTGEILESNMQEGGQISFITGHGHIIEKLEEEVSKLKSGERTTISVKAVEGCGEYNNDAIQSLPKEQFAGIDLHEGMELFGQNEDGSSVRVIVKEIKDDEVTVDFNHPYAGKDLLFNVEVLEVRDATEDEKATGIVAGAHTCGCGGHDHEHEHECCGGHGHGHEDGGCGCGGHGHHHH; from the coding sequence GTGAGTAAAGATCAAGTCATAACTATGTTTTACGAACTAAAAGATGCCAACACTGGTGAAATTCTAGAGTCAAATATGCAAGAAGGTGGCCAAATTTCATTTATAACAGGGCATGGCCATATTATAGAAAAGCTTGAAGAAGAAGTAAGTAAATTAAAATCAGGCGAAAGAACAACTATAAGCGTAAAGGCAGTAGAGGGTTGTGGTGAATATAATAATGATGCCATTCAGTCGTTACCAAAAGAGCAGTTTGCTGGTATAGATTTGCATGAAGGAATGGAACTTTTTGGTCAAAATGAGGATGGCTCAAGCGTTCGTGTTATTGTTAAAGAGATTAAAGATGACGAAGTAACAGTTGATTTTAATCACCCATATGCTGGTAAAGATTTGCTATTTAATGTTGAAGTTTTAGAAGTTAGAGATGCAACAGAAGATGAAAAAGCAACAGGCATAGTAGCCGGGGCTCATACTTGCGGTTGTGGTGGTCACGATCATGAGCATGAGCATGAGTGCTGCGGTGGACACGGACATGGACACGAGGACGGTGGTTGCGGTTGCGGTGGACACGGACATCACCATCACTAA
- a CDS encoding TonB C-terminal domain-containing protein translates to MSNKVKFPTLSSFLVASCIYVIIILILFIKLTFFVEPPKKYTDDKDAIMDVVMVDREVDQTIKAPKQADEVVKETKPEPKKESEEDKQETTNKPVVPEEPLPTPSLPTPPKEEPKPEPKKPEPKPEILKPSEEPKEDVKPEPKPEPKPTPKPVEKPKPKEPNIKDLFSDIDPTKLKKDDGIKKAENKVQSRKKSEASSSKAAKEASDIIKSLKIDQNPTAPKSQSTGTYDPLMGAITKQIQRRWQSYKADSANLAKVKVMIDQSGNFSYEILELSYNEEFNAKVRECLEKLTTEKFPFNPDKSTTFNLNLEDKIN, encoded by the coding sequence ATGTCAAATAAAGTTAAATTTCCAACGCTTAGTTCGTTTCTTGTAGCGTCTTGTATTTACGTTATTATTATACTTATTTTGTTTATAAAGCTTACATTTTTTGTAGAGCCTCCTAAAAAATATACCGATGATAAAGATGCTATTATGGATGTGGTTATGGTTGATAGAGAAGTTGATCAAACCATTAAAGCTCCAAAACAAGCAGATGAAGTAGTTAAAGAGACAAAGCCTGAACCTAAAAAGGAATCTGAAGAAGATAAACAAGAGACTACAAATAAGCCTGTTGTACCAGAGGAACCATTGCCTACCCCAAGCTTACCAACTCCTCCAAAAGAGGAACCAAAACCTGAGCCTAAAAAACCAGAACCAAAACCAGAAATTTTAAAACCAAGTGAAGAACCCAAAGAAGATGTTAAGCCAGAGCCAAAACCTGAGCCTAAGCCTACACCAAAGCCAGTTGAAAAGCCAAAACCAAAAGAGCCAAATATAAAAGACCTCTTTAGTGACATAGACCCTACAAAACTTAAAAAAGATGATGGTATAAAAAAGGCCGAAAATAAAGTGCAAAGCCGTAAAAAAAGTGAAGCTTCTAGTTCAAAAGCCGCAAAAGAAGCTAGTGATATAATAAAGAGTTTAAAGATAGATCAAAATCCAACTGCTCCAAAATCACAATCTACCGGTACTTACGATCCACTAATGGGTGCGATAACAAAACAAATTCAAAGAAGATGGCAAAGCTATAAGGCCGATTCTGCAAATTTAGCTAAAGTTAAAGTTATGATAGATCAGAGCGGAAATTTTAGCTATGAAATTTTAGAGCTATCATATAATGAAGAATTTAACGCAAAAGTAAGAGAGTGCTTAGAAAAACTTACAACGGAGAAATTTCCATTCAATCCAGACAAAAGCACTACTTTTAATTTAAATTTAGAAGATAAAATAAACTAA
- a CDS encoding tetratricopeptide repeat protein, giving the protein MNKKIIVVALIGATISITFGQEISAFDAGNMDSANPYGLTDNEKVTLNNKRSVQNIEENMNSVLEQLQGLQSLIESMSARMNKLEQRINDIETKVNGGISDSGVSLTSLKAYVDETRDIQDKNYKNITAALNKLGAIMDKNAAQPKQNTNPKQQNKPTSNFSGKSDKDILADGIKLLNSGNSTEAAEYFEYLNKKGYKTGVSNYYLGEVAYSQKSYSTAIQYYKKSIQSEDKADYTPKLLYHTAISFDKIGDTQSANRFYKALKVGYPDSKEAKASPNRN; this is encoded by the coding sequence ATGAACAAAAAAATAATTGTAGTGGCTCTGATAGGAGCCACTATCTCTATTACCTTCGGTCAAGAGATTTCAGCTTTTGATGCAGGCAATATGGATAGTGCTAATCCATACGGTCTAACTGACAATGAAAAAGTTACCCTAAATAATAAGCGAAGTGTTCAAAATATTGAAGAGAATATGAATAGTGTTTTAGAACAACTTCAAGGTTTGCAAAGTTTGATTGAGAGCATGAGTGCTAGAATGAATAAGCTTGAGCAAAGAATAAATGATATAGAGACGAAGGTAAATGGTGGCATAAGTGATTCTGGTGTAAGTTTGACATCACTGAAGGCTTATGTTGATGAAACTAGAGATATACAAGACAAAAACTATAAGAATATCACTGCTGCCTTAAATAAATTAGGTGCAATAATGGATAAAAATGCTGCCCAACCAAAGCAAAATACAAATCCAAAACAACAAAATAAGCCAACTTCAAATTTTAGTGGAAAAAGCGATAAAGATATTTTAGCTGATGGCATTAAGCTTTTAAATTCTGGCAATAGCACAGAAGCAGCTGAATATTTTGAATACTTAAATAAAAAAGGCTATAAAACTGGTGTTTCAAATTATTATCTAGGCGAAGTTGCTTATAGTCAAAAATCATACAGCACAGCCATACAATACTATAAAAAAAGTATACAAAGTGAAGATAAGGCTGACTACACTCCAAAACTTCTATATCACACAGCTATAAGCTTTGATAAGATAGGTGACACGCAAAGTGCAAATAGATTTTATAAAGCTTTAAAAGTCGGCTATCCAGATAGTAAAGAAGCCAAAGCCTCTCCTAATAGAAACTAA
- the atpC gene encoding ATP synthase F1 subunit epsilon translates to MDKLHLEIVTPQGQIFNDDVSSVVLPGSEGEFGVLPNHASLISLLKAGIIDIEHKNKKHDVVAINWGYAKIDEGKVVILADGAVYVSGDSESELANSLEAARNLIESMSSDTNAFAATISKMENVVRTR, encoded by the coding sequence ATGGATAAATTACATTTAGAGATCGTAACTCCTCAAGGTCAGATATTTAATGATGACGTGAGCAGTGTAGTGCTTCCAGGTAGCGAGGGTGAGTTTGGTGTTTTACCAAACCATGCCTCATTAATATCTCTTTTAAAAGCAGGTATTATAGATATAGAACATAAAAATAAAAAACATGATGTTGTTGCGATTAACTGGGGCTATGCAAAGATTGACGAAGGTAAGGTAGTAATACTTGCTGACGGTGCGGTTTACGTCTCTGGTGATAGTGAAAGTGAGCTTGCAAATTCATTGGAAGCTGCTAGAAATTTGATAGAGAGCATGAGCAGTGATACAAATGCTTTTGCAGCAACTATATCTAAAATGGAAAATGTAGTGAGAACTAGATAA